In Pseudomonas sp. ADAK2, the genomic window GCACCGGGCCTGCAACTGACCAGCAGCTACACCTACAACACCACCAAGTTCCTCAAGGATCCGGAGCTTGAGGGCAAGGTCTTTTCCACGTTTACGCCGATGCACATGCTGCGCATTTGGGGTGATTACACCTTGCCGGGCGACTTCAACAAAGTCAGCGTCGGTGCGGGGGTCAACGCGCAGAGTCGTACCGTCGGTTTTGATCGTGGGTTCGAACAGCCGGGGTTTGCGATCTGGAATTCGCGTATTGCCTATGAGGCCAGTGATGAGGTCACGCTGGCAGTGAACCTGAACAACCTGTTCGACAAACAGTACTTCATCCCGTCGTACAGCCAGGTTTCGGCGAATAACTACTATGGCGATCCGCGGAACATGATGTTTAGCGTGACGTACAAACCCGAGTTCTAACGGGCTCCTACGGGGGGATCTGCGTATCGATCGTTCCCACGCTCTGCGTGGGAATGCAGCCCGTGACGCTCCGCGTCACTGGACGCGGAGCGTCCCTTGAGGCATTCCCATGCGGGAGCGTGGGAACGATCGGATCGCGTAAACAAAAATGCCCCGCACTTGGCGGGGCATTTTTATGGTGACGATTAAGACTTACAGCCCGTCGAGCATCGCCTTGTTCCGCACGGCACCCTTGTCGGCGCTGGTGGCCAGCAGGGCGTAGGCTTTCAGCGCGGTGGTCACTTTACGTGGGCGCTTCTCGACTGGCTTCCAGCCTTTCTGATCCTGCTCGACCCGGCGTGCCGCCAGTTCTTCATCGCTGATCAACAGGTTGATCGAGCGGTTCGGAATGTCGATCAATACCTTGTCGCCATCCTGCACCAGACCAATCGCGCCACCGGCAGCGGCTTCTGGCGAAGCGTGGCCGATGGACAGGCCCGAGGTACCGCCGGAGAAGCGGCCGTCGGTGAGCAGGGCGCAGGCTTTGCCCAGGCCTTTGGATTTCAGGTACGACGTCGGGTAGAGCATTTCCTGCATGCCCGGGCCGCCTTTCGGGCCTTCGTAGCGGATGATCACGATGTCGCCGGCCTTCACTTCATCGGCGAGGATGCCGCGCACGGCGCTGTCCTGGCTTTCGAAGATCTTCGCGTTGCCTTCGAACACGTGGATCGACTCGTCGACGCCGGCGGTTTTCACCACGCAACCGTCGAGGGCGATGTTGCCGTACAGAACGGCCAGGCCACCTTCTTGCGAATAAGCGTGCTCGACACTGCGGATGCAGCCGTTTTCACGGTCGTCGTCCAGGGTTTCCCAACGGGTCGACTGACTGAACGCGGTTTGCGTCGGGATGCCCGCCGGACCGGCCTTGAAGAAGTGATGCACGGCTTCGTCAGTGGTCTGGGTGATGTCCCACTTGGCGATGCCTTCGGCCATGCTCTTGCTGTGCACGGTCGGCAGCTCGGTGTGCAGCAGACCGCCACGGGCCAGCGAGCCGAGAATGCTGAAGATCCCGCCGGCACGGTGCACGTCTTCCATGTGGTACTTCTGGATGTTCGGCGCGACTTTGCACAGTTGCGGTACGTGGCGGGAGAGGCGGTCGATGTCCTTCAGGTCGAAGTCGATCTCGGCTTCCTGGGCCGCGGCCAGCAAGTGCAGGATGGTGTTGGTGGAACCGCCCATGGCGATGTCCAGGGTCATCGCGTTTTCGAACGCCTTGAAGTTGGCGATGTTGCGCGGCAACACCGACTCATCGTTATCGCCGTAATAGCGTTTGCACAGGTCGACAATGGTGCGGCCGGCTTGCAGGAACAGCTGCTCGCGGTCGCTGTGGGTGGCGAGGGTCGAACCGTTGCCCGGCAAAGCCAGGCCCAGGGCTTCAACCAGGCAGTTCATCGAGTTGGCGGTGAACATGCCGGAGCACGAACCGCAGGTCGGGCAGGCGCTGCGCTCGTACTCAGCGACTTTCTCGTCAGAAGCGCTGGAGTCGGCGGCGATCACCATGGCATCGACGAGGTCGAGGCCGTGGCTGGCCAGTTTAGTCTTGCCGGCTTCCATCGGGCCACCGGAAACGAAGATCACCGGGATGTTCAGGCGCAAGGCGGCCATCAGCATGCCAGGGGTGATCTTGTCGCAGTTGGAGATGCAGACGATGGCGTCGGCGCAGTGGGCGTTGACCATGTACTCGACAGAGTCGGCGATGATCTCGCGGCTCGGCAGCGAATACAGCATGCCGTCGTGGCCCATGGCGATGCCGTCATCCACAGCGATGGTGTTGAATTCTTTGGCGACGCCACCGGCCCGTTCGATTTCACGGGCGACCAGTTGGCCGAGGTCCTTGAGGTGGACGTGGCCCGGTACGAACTGGGTGAACGAGTTGGCAATGGCGATGATCGGCTTCTTGAAGTCGTCATCTTTCATCCCCGTGGCGCGCCACAGTGCGCGGGCACCGGCCATGTTGCGGCCGTGGGTGGATGTTTTCGAGCGGTAATCAGGCATGGAGCACTCCGGGCGGCTAATCAGGTATCAAAGGGGAGTGAGCTTCTATTGACGTCTGGAACACTCAGAAATGGCCGTGTGTCCGGAAGTTGCCGATGACTTTGCGGGATCGCCGCTTGCCTCAGCCTGAGCTCATAAACCCGCCGGGGGATGAATGGCGATGAATCTCGCGATTCTACACCGCTGGCGTCAGGAGGGAATGGCTCAAAGTGTTGATCCAGCCCTGACGCCGTGTGCGGGATGACCATCGGTAAGGTGAACGAGCCTCCCAGGGGGATATCACCGCACGGGACGCTTGGCTAAACTGCCGGCCTTCGCGTAATCGCACCAAAAGGAATTGGCATGCCGCTGTTCAATCGCTCGTTGTGGTTTTACCTGCTCGTCGGTCTGTGCCAAGGGGTGGTTTTCTGGCAGGTCGAATCATTCGGGTCGCGCGGCGTGCTGGCGGCGAGCCTGACGCTGGTAGTGGTTGGAGGGCTGCTCCTGCAACTGCTCGGCCCCAAACTCAAGGACCGCCGGGTTCTGGCCCTGACGCTGGGATTTTGCCTGTTGATGATGGCAATCAGTTCCTGGGTCCAACTGTCCGGCCTCGATTACGGCAATCGTTGGCTGATGGAAAACTGGCTGTTAACCGGTGTGCCGTTGAGCTACGTGGTGTGTGCGTTTCTCGCCAGTTGGCCATCGGGCACCGGCCGGCGCTGGGCTTACGATGATCTGTTTCACAGCGCCTGGAGCCATGTGTTCGTGGTGTTTTTTGCGCTGATGCTGACGGGCGTGTTCAGCCTATTGCTGCTGCTCTGGAGCAAATTGTTTCTCATGCTGGGCATCGATTTTTTTGCCGAGCAGTTCTCCTCCCGGGTCTTTATCTGCCTCAGCCTGCCGCTTGTATTCTCCCTGGCCATGCGCCTGGGGCTGCACAACGAAAGAGTCATCGGCATGTTGCGGGGCGTCTTGTTGGCGGCCTGTCATTTCCTGTTGCCGTTGATCACCCTGATCACGGTCCTGTTTACCGTGACACTGCCCTTTACTGGCGTGCAAAAGATCTGGGCCACCGGCTATTCGACCCCGATTTTGTTGTGCCTGGTGGGGACTTATCTGTTTTTGCTCAATGGGGTGTTTCAGGACGGGCGCCAGGCCAAGCCTTATCCGGCGTGGCTGATGCGCTGTGTCGAGGCGGGTTTGCTGTGCTTGCCGGTGCTGGTGGCGTTGTCCGGGTATTCGAGCTGGCTGCGGGTCGAGCAGTACGGTTTGTCGCCCCGGCGTTTCACCGGCCTGCTGCTGGTCGCGATTTTCGCGGCGTACAGCCTGACTGCGGTGTTGGCCGTGGTGCAACGCAACGCCTTGTGGCTGAACGGGCTGCGACGCAGCAACCCGGCCCTGGCCTTGGTCGTGTGTCTGGTCTTGGTGCTGATCAATACGCCCTGGTTCAATGGCCAGTCCTTCAGCGCACGGGATCAGGTGCGCCGCTTGCTGGATGGCCGCACGTCGGTGCTGGTGTTCGATAGTAATTATTTGCGCAATGGTTTGGGCATGGCAGGGCGGCAGCAGTTCGAGGCGTTGTCCGAACTGCTTGAACGCAATGAGGTGCTCGATGCGCCTTCGCGAGAGGTGCTACGCGCCCAGATCAAAGGCACTCCCGGTGAATCCACGGTTGAGCCCCGTCCCTATACACCAAGCCCTGTGAACCTCGAATGGATCGGTCCGAAAGTGGACGGCAGCGAGCAATTCATCAGCCTCAACAGTCGCAAGCTCCAGTGCCAGGATGATGGCTGCGTAATGTGGGGAGTCGACCTTGATGGCGATGGCCAGGCTGAAGTGGTGCAATTCAATCAGCAGCCGTGGGACCACCGGGCTTTGCTCTACAAACGCGCCGCTAGCGGTGAATGGCAATACGTCACCGTGCTGCTGGGCGCCAATCTTTCGCCACAAAACCTGGATCGGCTGCGTGCCGGTGACTTCAAGCTCATCGAGCCGCGTTACAAGAGCGTGCAAATAGGCGATCTCACGTTGGCTCCCGAACCTGAGGTGCAATGACGTCGAGCGCCCGTTTCAGGCTTCGCTCAAGGTCGGGCTGCGCTGGCGGATTTGACTGCTCACCACCAGCCCGACGCTGCTCAGGACGATGAAGCCGAGTGCCAGCGTCAATTGCAATTCAAAGGGACTCAGGCTGATCAGGGCGCTGATCAGACCACCCGAGATGAATACCAGGGAGTTGCCGGCCGACGCCGAAGCGCCGGCCATGTCCGGAAAAACTTCCATCGCCATCGAGGTGGCGACCGGCCGCGCGATGGTGGTGCCGGCGGTGCAAATGATCATCGGGAGCAGGACGGTGAAGGTCGACAGCCCCCACCATGTTGAAAGCACCAGCATCACCAGGCCGGAAAAGAAGATCAGGCTCAGGCCCACGACGATCTGCGCACTCGGCGCGATCCGGCCGCCGAGAAGCCGGGCGACGATGCCGCCAATGATGTAGGCCAGGCCATAGAGCAACAGGATCAGCGAAAATTCGTAGGGCGTGTGGTGCAACTGCTCCATGAAAATCAGCGGTGAAATGACAATAAAGGAAAAGTGGCAGGCGAAGGCAATCGAGGCGATCAGCCAATAGCCCATAAACCCGGCATCGCGGTAGACCAGGCGGTATGACTGGACGATGCCCCGCTGAATGACGTTGGCCGGGCGCTGGTTTTCAAGAAACAGGCAGGCTTTCAGAAACACCGCGCCGGCCAGGACGATGAAGATCACAAAGCTTCCGGGCCAGTCCATGGCCTGTTGCAGCAGGGTCCCGGCCAGTGGCGAAATGGAAATACAGATGCCGCTGGCGGTCACCAAAAGAATCCTCAAGCGATCCCGATCCTTGCCATCGAACAAGTCTTGAACCAGGGCTTGGGTGAGCACGAAACAACCGCAGCCGATGGCCTGGACCACGCGGAACAGCAGGAACCAGGAATACTCGGTGGAGAGCACGCAGCCGATCGCGCCGATGATCGCGACGGCCATTCCCGACAGCAACAGACCCTTGCGCCCGATGGTGTCCGACAACGGCCCGATCAGCAGCTGCGACAGGGAAATGCCGACCGCGAACAGGCTGATGGATAGCGCGATGTCGGCCGGGGTGGTCCGGAAGTGTTCGGCCAGTGCCGGAAATGACGGCAGCAGGACATCCAGCGGAAAGACCCCGAGCAACACCATGGTCAGCAACAGGATGACCGCGGCACGACGTTTATCTGGACTGACAGCAGATTTTCCTTCATCCATCGACGAGCCCCGCCTGTGCGAAAAGTTGCTGGTTGGCGCGCAGGTCGAAGAAACCGGCGCTGTGTAATGCCTGAAGCGTGGCGCCAGCCCCCGAGCGAGCTCGCACCACGGTGGCTTGCATGCCTGTCAGCCTGTCGAGAATGTCTGCGATAGAGGCGCCGTCCAGGCCCACGCTGTGCAGGCTTTCCTTCAGCCATCGCTCATCGACTTCAAAAAACAGCAGAATGATTTCCACCAGCAGTTTGGCGGTGAACGTGCGTTGACTGCTGTTGAGGGTCAGCCACAGATAATGGAACACTTGCGAAAAGTAGCGACTGTGACGCGCCTCGTCCGTCAGGTGGTCCCTGAGCATTTCCTGGACGCTGGAGACTAGCGCATCACGGCAAACCTCGAGCAGTTCCCTGGCGATGATCGTCTCCGAGACAAAACCGACCAGAAACCAGGCCAGTGCCTTGTGCCGATCAGGGGCTTGCTCGAGCAGGTCATTCAGCCGGGTTATCCGCTGTGGCATCGCTGGCCGCTGGGTGATGCCGTAATGATCGGCAATCTGCTCGGCGAGGCTGTTGGAAAACAGCGCGTGAAAACCTTCGTCGGTGTAGAGCTGCAAGGCAGAGGTTTTCATGCGCGACGGGATGCTGACATCCAGCTCACCGTGGACGATGGTTTCCACCGCGCGGTTGACGATGCGATGTTCGAGCAGGGTGGTGTAGTCGAGGAAATACACCAGGTGGTTGGCCGATAAGCGATGGATCATCGAACGGCCCGCCGCTTCGATGCTCGGGTGGCTGAGGTAAGGCAGAAAGGCCGGTGGGAACCAGTGTCGGGTTTCCAGTTGCTGTTTCAGGTCCGGCGGCAACAGATAGGTGTGCTCGCTGGCGCGCACCGAGGCTCGGGTATTCCATTCGCCCAGGGTGAAACGCTGGGCCCAGAAATCCGGAATAGGGGAGGCACTGGTCATTGTTGTGAGCCTTGTTGGTTCAACAGTGCTTTCAACTCCTTGCACATCACCTGCCCGTCGCTCTGGCCGCAGCCAACAAAAAACAACGGTTGTTCCGGACTTTCCTCAAGTCCCAGCAGCGTTTCGACCTGATCGTCCGTCAATGCCCCCGTCAGCCAGGTATTCAGGCCCAGTGCGGTCGCCACCAGTTGGAAGGTCTGGGAAATATGACCGGCCTCGACGTAGGCCATTCGGTAGGCCCGGGAGTGTTGGTATTTCCACCACAGTTTGTCGAAGCGCGCGCTGAGGAACAGGCCCGCGGGCAAGTTGTTGATGAAGTGTTGCCCGCACACTAGTTGGCCCAACGGCGAGCCGGTCAGTGGGTTGACGAAGCTCAGTGCGTGATCGGCCGGATGGTAGGCGTAGAGTCCGGGTTCCAGGCCAATGACGTTTTGCGCCAGTAGAAAACCTTCACAGGCATTCAATCCTCCACCCGAAGGGCTGCTGCGGCGGGCGGCCAGGCCTTCGGCGACGGTTTCATCGATGTCGTCTTCGCGTTCTTTCAGGTAACCGAGGGACAAGTAAAGCAAGGTGCTGATGTCGCCGAGGGACACCGCTTCACCGGTGAACGACCGGCAGGTCTTGCGGCTGACCAGAGCATCGCCGAGGCTGTCGGCCGGCAACCCGGAGGGCGTGGGCAGGGCAATCATTGCGTGGGCCGCGCGGTGTGCGAGATCGGTGTCGGGTGCGCTGGAGGTCAATACTTCGTTGCAATGGTCCAGATAGTGTCTCGACCATTCATGGATGTTCTGCGGTGTATATTCGCAAGGTATGTTCTTGGTGCCGATATGAAATATCTTTGATAGTTCATCCCAGCCCCATTCGGTAGTGTCTTGTATTGAAGTTGTCAGTATTCCCGTGTTCAGGAATTGAGTGTCGATTATGTTGCTGTTGTCGAACGCTTCAGGGTTCTCTATAAGTTGTGCAAGTCGGAAGGAATATTCCAGGTTTAGTTCGAATTGCTTGTGGCTCCTGTAATCCCAGACTATCTGGCCGGGTGTGCGAGGCAGTATGAATAGATGAGGGTTTATCTGCATGACGGGCGCTTCACTCTGGGCTGTGCCATAGAAAACGCTGGGTAAGCCGGCACTCCCCAGCGTCTCACTTACTTAACGGGCTTTTGGTGCAACCAGAAAAGCCAGGTTAGCGATTTTGTTGGTTTCCAGAGTAACTGCTTTCATGTTTTGAACTCCTTGTAAGTGATAGTGAGTGCCACCGCTTGGTGACAACTCAATCATAGTTTGTAATGAGTTCTTATCAAGGGGAAAAGCAGTAGGAAATATCCAGTAATTTTGTGGGAGCGATCTTTAGGTTGAAGGGTGCT contains:
- a CDS encoding SagB family peptide dehydrogenase, producing MQINPHLFILPRTPGQIVWDYRSHKQFELNLEYSFRLAQLIENPEAFDNSNIIDTQFLNTGILTTSIQDTTEWGWDELSKIFHIGTKNIPCEYTPQNIHEWSRHYLDHCNEVLTSSAPDTDLAHRAAHAMIALPTPSGLPADSLGDALVSRKTCRSFTGEAVSLGDISTLLYLSLGYLKEREDDIDETVAEGLAARRSSPSGGGLNACEGFLLAQNVIGLEPGLYAYHPADHALSFVNPLTGSPLGQLVCGQHFINNLPAGLFLSARFDKLWWKYQHSRAYRMAYVEAGHISQTFQLVATALGLNTWLTGALTDDQVETLLGLEESPEQPLFFVGCGQSDGQVMCKELKALLNQQGSQQ
- a CDS encoding diiron oxygenase, which codes for MTSASPIPDFWAQRFTLGEWNTRASVRASEHTYLLPPDLKQQLETRHWFPPAFLPYLSHPSIEAAGRSMIHRLSANHLVYFLDYTTLLEHRIVNRAVETIVHGELDVSIPSRMKTSALQLYTDEGFHALFSNSLAEQIADHYGITQRPAMPQRITRLNDLLEQAPDRHKALAWFLVGFVSETIIARELLEVCRDALVSSVQEMLRDHLTDEARHSRYFSQVFHYLWLTLNSSQRTFTAKLLVEIILLFFEVDERWLKESLHSVGLDGASIADILDRLTGMQATVVRARSGAGATLQALHSAGFFDLRANQQLFAQAGLVDG
- a CDS encoding multidrug effflux MFS transporter, whose product is MDEGKSAVSPDKRRAAVILLLTMVLLGVFPLDVLLPSFPALAEHFRTTPADIALSISLFAVGISLSQLLIGPLSDTIGRKGLLLSGMAVAIIGAIGCVLSTEYSWFLLFRVVQAIGCGCFVLTQALVQDLFDGKDRDRLRILLVTASGICISISPLAGTLLQQAMDWPGSFVIFIVLAGAVFLKACLFLENQRPANVIQRGIVQSYRLVYRDAGFMGYWLIASIAFACHFSFIVISPLIFMEQLHHTPYEFSLILLLYGLAYIIGGIVARLLGGRIAPSAQIVVGLSLIFFSGLVMLVLSTWWGLSTFTVLLPMIICTAGTTIARPVATSMAMEVFPDMAGASASAGNSLVFISGGLISALISLSPFELQLTLALGFIVLSSVGLVVSSQIRQRSPTLSEA
- a CDS encoding DUF4153 domain-containing protein; its protein translation is MPLFNRSLWFYLLVGLCQGVVFWQVESFGSRGVLAASLTLVVVGGLLLQLLGPKLKDRRVLALTLGFCLLMMAISSWVQLSGLDYGNRWLMENWLLTGVPLSYVVCAFLASWPSGTGRRWAYDDLFHSAWSHVFVVFFALMLTGVFSLLLLLWSKLFLMLGIDFFAEQFSSRVFICLSLPLVFSLAMRLGLHNERVIGMLRGVLLAACHFLLPLITLITVLFTVTLPFTGVQKIWATGYSTPILLCLVGTYLFLLNGVFQDGRQAKPYPAWLMRCVEAGLLCLPVLVALSGYSSWLRVEQYGLSPRRFTGLLLVAIFAAYSLTAVLAVVQRNALWLNGLRRSNPALALVVCLVLVLINTPWFNGQSFSARDQVRRLLDGRTSVLVFDSNYLRNGLGMAGRQQFEALSELLERNEVLDAPSREVLRAQIKGTPGESTVEPRPYTPSPVNLEWIGPKVDGSEQFISLNSRKLQCQDDGCVMWGVDLDGDGQAEVVQFNQQPWDHRALLYKRAASGEWQYVTVLLGANLSPQNLDRLRAGDFKLIEPRYKSVQIGDLTLAPEPEVQ
- the ilvD gene encoding dihydroxy-acid dehydratase — translated: MPDYRSKTSTHGRNMAGARALWRATGMKDDDFKKPIIAIANSFTQFVPGHVHLKDLGQLVAREIERAGGVAKEFNTIAVDDGIAMGHDGMLYSLPSREIIADSVEYMVNAHCADAIVCISNCDKITPGMLMAALRLNIPVIFVSGGPMEAGKTKLASHGLDLVDAMVIAADSSASDEKVAEYERSACPTCGSCSGMFTANSMNCLVEALGLALPGNGSTLATHSDREQLFLQAGRTIVDLCKRYYGDNDESVLPRNIANFKAFENAMTLDIAMGGSTNTILHLLAAAQEAEIDFDLKDIDRLSRHVPQLCKVAPNIQKYHMEDVHRAGGIFSILGSLARGGLLHTELPTVHSKSMAEGIAKWDITQTTDEAVHHFFKAGPAGIPTQTAFSQSTRWETLDDDRENGCIRSVEHAYSQEGGLAVLYGNIALDGCVVKTAGVDESIHVFEGNAKIFESQDSAVRGILADEVKAGDIVIIRYEGPKGGPGMQEMLYPTSYLKSKGLGKACALLTDGRFSGGTSGLSIGHASPEAAAGGAIGLVQDGDKVLIDIPNRSINLLISDEELAARRVEQDQKGWKPVEKRPRKVTTALKAYALLATSADKGAVRNKAMLDGL